One Halovivax ruber XH-70 genomic region harbors:
- a CDS encoding GNAT family N-acetyltransferase, whose amino-acid sequence MYVRDAKNREEVWLLDRIEELGLDATAFRSRDYVIAIDEVSNEKAGFGRIRIHRPDDGEPACELTSIGVLQDWRGQGVGAHVVERLVEYAGDQDFETVYALTGEGPYLAQFGFESIDVDALPGPLQTRLEAKRDGIDPDASPLRVAVDQFQVPDRLRGAFKAASKEEAAGDDETTAEEFGIDPDTATYKYDTGR is encoded by the coding sequence ATGTACGTACGGGACGCGAAGAACCGAGAGGAGGTGTGGCTGTTAGACCGGATCGAGGAACTCGGTCTCGATGCGACGGCGTTCCGTTCGCGCGACTACGTTATCGCCATCGACGAAGTCTCGAACGAGAAGGCCGGCTTCGGGCGCATTCGTATCCATCGGCCGGACGACGGCGAGCCTGCCTGTGAACTGACGAGCATCGGCGTCCTCCAGGACTGGCGCGGACAGGGAGTCGGCGCCCACGTCGTCGAACGACTCGTCGAGTACGCCGGTGATCAGGACTTCGAGACGGTCTACGCGTTGACGGGCGAGGGCCCCTACCTCGCGCAGTTCGGCTTCGAGTCGATCGACGTCGACGCCCTGCCGGGACCGCTTCAGACCCGTCTCGAAGCGAAGCGAGATGGTATCGATCCCGACGCCAGCCCGCTTCGGGTCGCCGTCGACCAATTTCAGGTCCCCGACCGACTGCGCGGGGCGTTCAAGGCGGCCAGCAAGGAGGAGGCCGCCGGTGACGACGAGACGACGGCCGAGGAGTTCGGGATCGACCCGGACACGGCCACGTACAAGTACGACACTGGCCGGTGA
- a CDS encoding FAD-binding oxidoreductase: protein MTYDIEFCFELGLADDQISVSEGRRESHAADWGASQLDEGVVPDVVVWPESTADVSALLAAATDHGVPVTPYAAGTGLEGNAVPAHGGISLDLMRLNAVVDYRPDDFQIDVQPGLLGSAVDEHVADDGRFFPPLPSSGNISTIGGMIATDASGMQTVKYGEVADWVLGLEAVLADGTVIRTGSRAVKTSSGYNLTELLIGSEGTLAVVTEVTLELAGRPAQKRGVRAIFETLDAATAAVSDTVRSGVDVARIEVVDGLSARMANAYQGSDLPDAPMVFLEFHANHGVDEEVALCRSIFEEYALERFETDDDGTEMADLWAARRDLAYAVASYDADLDPLHPGDVTVPISAYPEIVRETKRLADEADLLVPCFGHAGDGNLHYSVLVDRSDPPMVERGEELYAAVVERAIELGGTATGEHGIGQGKREYLEPEHGDGAVDAMRSIKRALDPTGTLNPGKIFPETESGERVRDPVSEG from the coding sequence ATGACATACGACATCGAGTTCTGCTTCGAGCTCGGACTTGCTGACGACCAGATCTCGGTCTCCGAGGGGCGACGTGAATCCCACGCGGCAGACTGGGGTGCCTCTCAGCTCGACGAGGGCGTCGTCCCGGACGTCGTAGTCTGGCCGGAGTCGACGGCCGACGTTTCAGCCCTCCTCGCTGCGGCGACAGACCACGGCGTGCCCGTAACGCCGTACGCGGCGGGAACCGGGCTGGAGGGAAATGCAGTGCCGGCTCACGGCGGCATCAGTCTCGATCTGATGCGGCTGAATGCGGTCGTCGACTACCGGCCGGACGACTTTCAGATCGACGTGCAGCCAGGGCTTCTCGGCTCGGCGGTCGACGAGCACGTGGCGGACGACGGGCGCTTCTTTCCACCCTTGCCGTCGTCGGGCAACATCTCGACGATCGGCGGGATGATCGCCACGGACGCGAGCGGGATGCAGACGGTGAAGTACGGCGAGGTGGCCGACTGGGTACTCGGCCTGGAGGCCGTACTGGCCGACGGAACGGTGATCCGGACCGGCTCGCGGGCGGTGAAGACCTCGAGCGGGTACAATCTCACCGAATTGCTGATCGGCAGCGAGGGGACCCTCGCCGTCGTCACCGAGGTGACGCTCGAGCTGGCCGGTCGACCCGCGCAGAAACGCGGTGTGCGTGCCATCTTCGAGACGCTCGACGCGGCGACCGCGGCCGTCTCCGATACCGTCCGCTCCGGTGTCGACGTCGCCCGCATCGAAGTCGTCGACGGACTCAGTGCCCGGATGGCGAACGCGTACCAGGGGAGCGACCTTCCGGACGCGCCCATGGTCTTCCTCGAGTTTCACGCGAACCACGGCGTCGACGAGGAGGTCGCCCTCTGTCGGTCCATCTTCGAAGAGTACGCCCTCGAGCGCTTCGAGACGGACGATGACGGGACCGAGATGGCCGATCTCTGGGCGGCACGGCGCGACCTCGCATACGCCGTCGCGAGCTACGACGCCGATCTGGATCCGCTCCACCCCGGCGACGTGACGGTCCCCATCAGCGCCTACCCAGAGATCGTCCGTGAGACGAAGCGTCTGGCCGACGAGGCTGACTTGCTCGTCCCCTGTTTCGGCCACGCCGGCGACGGCAACCTCCACTACAGCGTCCTCGTCGACCGCTCCGATCCCCCGATGGTCGAGCGTGGCGAGGAACTGTACGCCGCGGTCGTCGAGCGTGCGATCGAGCTGGGCGGGACGGCTACGGGCGAACACGGAATCGGACAGGGAAAGCGCGAGTACCTGGAACCGGAGCACGGTGACGGTGCCGTCGACGCCATGCGGTCGATCAAGCGTGCACTGGACCCGACTGGCACACTGAACCCTGGAAAAATATTTCCGGAGACGGAAAGCGGGGAGCGCGTTCGTGATCCGGTGAGTGAAGGGTGA
- a CDS encoding UbiA family prenyltransferase yields the protein MAVSRHGSGLRADLRAYASQVHPVFMLPPVAASLFGAVLTTDFALVPAAVHAVAIFAAVYTAHVKDGYVDFHVRDEDDDHPLTVTGCLAGLYGATALFAVATLILAVGVDLLAAALTVPTWVIAYLHAPQLDVHPIGATMGYPAGIGLAILGGYAAQTGTLSPLALAFALVFLVVLTGIKVVDDTTDVAYDRTIRKRTVAVVLGPDRAIFLAYGLIGVGLVSCLAFVLVGLFPPGCVLAVAALALVAVIARRAPPKLATMLLIRGCYVFLAVLVAAVWFEPIRILV from the coding sequence ATGGCCGTCTCCCGTCACGGTTCGGGCCTCCGCGCCGACCTTCGAGCGTACGCCTCGCAGGTCCACCCCGTATTCATGCTGCCGCCGGTTGCTGCGTCGCTGTTCGGGGCCGTTCTCACGACCGATTTCGCACTCGTTCCGGCCGCAGTCCACGCCGTCGCGATCTTCGCGGCGGTCTACACGGCGCACGTCAAGGACGGCTACGTCGACTTTCACGTCCGCGACGAGGACGACGATCACCCGCTCACGGTCACGGGTTGCCTCGCGGGACTCTACGGTGCGACGGCGCTGTTTGCAGTTGCCACACTGATCCTTGCCGTCGGCGTCGATTTGCTCGCCGCTGCGCTGACGGTGCCTACCTGGGTGATCGCGTACCTCCACGCACCACAACTGGACGTGCATCCGATCGGCGCGACGATGGGCTACCCCGCGGGGATCGGGCTGGCAATTCTGGGCGGGTACGCCGCCCAGACCGGGACACTCTCGCCGCTCGCGCTCGCGTTCGCGCTCGTCTTCCTGGTGGTCCTCACCGGGATCAAAGTCGTCGACGACACGACCGACGTGGCCTACGATCGCACTATCCGGAAGCGGACGGTCGCGGTCGTCCTGGGGCCCGATCGAGCCATCTTCCTGGCGTACGGGCTGATCGGCGTCGGTCTCGTGAGCTGTCTGGCGTTCGTGCTCGTCGGGCTGTTCCCGCCTGGATGCGTTCTCGCAGTGGCTGCCCTGGCACTGGTCGCGGTCATCGCGCGTCGTGCGCCGCCGAAGCTCGCGACGATGCTCCTGATTCGGGGGTGCTACGTCTTCCTCGCGGTTCTCGTCGCGGCTGTCTGGTTCGAACCGATCAGAATATTGGTATAA
- a CDS encoding translation initiation factor eIF-1A: MSEESGRRNLRMPSNDEVFAVVTDHLGGNHVQLQCADGVERLGRIPGRMKYRTWIEEDDVVVAEPWDWQDEKATIEWRYTSQDANQLRREGHID, encoded by the coding sequence ATGAGCGAAGAATCCGGGCGACGGAACCTCCGTATGCCCTCGAACGACGAAGTGTTCGCCGTCGTCACCGATCACCTCGGCGGCAACCACGTGCAACTGCAGTGTGCCGACGGCGTCGAACGTCTCGGTCGCATTCCCGGTCGCATGAAGTACCGCACCTGGATCGAAGAGGACGACGTCGTCGTCGCCGAACCATGGGACTGGCAGGACGAGAAAGCGACGATCGAGTGGCGCTACACCAGCCAGGACGCCAACCAGCTTCGACGCGAAGGACACATCGACTGA
- a CDS encoding ferredoxin--NADP reductase: MNATVAVTAVDRVGPETVALELETPDGFDAAPGQFVLVRATPDDEEIARHYTLSSPTMDETFEITVGVDPEGDLSPWLADREPGDEIEIEGPFGEIAYERDSHVVAIAGGPGVGPAVAIAEAAQDSDYDAAVVYLDDEPAHMDRLDALSADDVPVTIVADGDEERLRGAIADHVTDGQLFAFGFTEFVTTVADAIEDAGGDPDDALIENFG; this comes from the coding sequence ATGAACGCGACAGTCGCAGTAACCGCGGTCGACCGAGTTGGACCGGAGACGGTTGCACTCGAGCTGGAGACGCCCGACGGATTCGACGCCGCTCCAGGACAGTTCGTTCTCGTCCGCGCAACGCCGGACGACGAGGAGATCGCACGCCACTACACGCTCTCCTCGCCCACGATGGACGAGACGTTCGAGATTACCGTCGGCGTGGATCCCGAGGGCGACCTCTCGCCGTGGCTCGCCGACCGGGAGCCGGGCGACGAGATCGAGATCGAGGGCCCGTTCGGCGAGATCGCCTACGAGCGCGACAGTCACGTGGTCGCGATCGCTGGCGGCCCCGGCGTCGGACCGGCCGTCGCGATCGCGGAAGCCGCCCAGGACAGCGACTACGACGCCGCCGTGGTGTACCTGGACGACGAGCCAGCTCATATGGACCGCCTCGACGCGCTGTCAGCGGACGACGTGCCGGTGACGATCGTCGCGGACGGCGACGAGGAGCGCCTCCGCGGGGCGATCGCCGACCACGTCACGGACGGCCAACTCTTCGCGTTTGGCTTCACGGAATTCGTCACTACCGTCGCCGACGCGATCGAGGATGCCGGCGGCGATCCCGACGACGCGCTGATCGAGAACTTCGGCTAA
- a CDS encoding 2-oxoacid:ferredoxin oxidoreductase subunit beta: MSSDVRFTDFKSDKQPTWCPGCGDFGTMNGMMKALANTGNDPDNTFVVAGIGCSGKIGTYMHSYALHGVHGRALPVGAGVKMARPDIEVMVAGGDGDGYSIGSGHFIHAVRRNVDMSYVVMDNRIYGLTKGQASPTSRSDFETSTTPEGPKQPPVNPLALALASGATFIAQSFASDAMRHTEIVEAAIEHDGFGFVNVFSPCVTFNDVDTYDYFRDTLVDLQEEGHDPNDYDDAKDVILDSDKEYQGVIYQDDESVPYGQHQNLGANMSEIPDGAPEDAMDLVREFY; encoded by the coding sequence ATGAGCTCAGACGTTCGATTCACCGACTTCAAGTCCGACAAGCAACCGACCTGGTGTCCCGGCTGCGGTGACTTCGGGACCATGAACGGCATGATGAAGGCCCTGGCGAACACGGGCAACGATCCCGACAACACGTTCGTCGTGGCCGGCATCGGCTGTTCCGGCAAGATCGGGACCTACATGCACAGCTACGCGCTTCACGGTGTCCACGGCCGCGCGCTGCCCGTCGGGGCCGGCGTCAAGATGGCCCGCCCCGACATCGAGGTCATGGTCGCCGGCGGCGACGGTGACGGCTACTCGATCGGGTCCGGCCACTTCATCCACGCCGTTCGCCGGAACGTCGACATGTCCTACGTGGTCATGGACAACCGCATCTACGGCCTGACCAAGGGCCAGGCGTCGCCGACCTCGCGATCGGACTTCGAGACCTCGACGACTCCCGAGGGGCCGAAGCAGCCGCCGGTCAACCCGCTCGCGCTCGCACTCGCCTCCGGCGCGACGTTCATCGCCCAGTCGTTCGCCTCCGACGCGATGCGTCACACCGAGATCGTCGAAGCAGCCATCGAGCACGACGGCTTCGGCTTCGTCAACGTCTTCAGCCCGTGTGTCACGTTCAACGACGTCGACACCTACGACTACTTCCGCGATACGCTGGTCGACCTCCAGGAAGAGGGTCACGACCCGAACGACTACGACGACGCCAAGGACGTCATCCTCGACTCCGACAAAGAGTATCAGGGCGTCATCTATCAGGACGACGAGTCGGTGCCGTACGGCCAACACCAGAACCTCGGCGCGAACATGTCCGAGATCCCCGACGGCGCCCCCGAGGACGCGATGGACCTCGTTCGCGAGTTCTACTGA
- a CDS encoding pyridoxal phosphate-dependent aminotransferase — translation MTDFSTRVENVSISGIREVFEAAGEDDINLGLGQPDFPTPEHASQAAIEAIESHEADPYTGNKGILPLREAISGAYDREYGLSIDPNDVIATAGGSEALHLALEAHVGTGEEVIFPDPGFVAYDALTTIAGGVPKPVAVRDDLTLDPAAVEDAITDDTAAFIVNSPGNPTGAVASEDDVREFARIADEHDVLCISDEVYEHIVFDGEHHSPMAYAETDNVVTVSACSKTYSMTGWRLGWVTGSNRRIERMLRVHQYVQACASAPAQYAAEAALTGPQDPVDEMVATFEDRRDLVLDGLEDAGLTVPTPEGAFYAMPEVPDGWCDEVLDRGVVVVPGEAFGENGAGYARLSYATGTEELKEALEIIDAATAAVQ, via the coding sequence ATGACGGACTTCTCGACGCGAGTCGAAAACGTCTCGATCAGTGGCATCCGCGAGGTGTTCGAAGCGGCCGGCGAGGACGACATCAACCTCGGGCTCGGCCAGCCGGACTTCCCGACGCCCGAACACGCCTCACAGGCCGCGATCGAGGCGATCGAATCACACGAGGCGGATCCCTACACGGGGAACAAGGGTATTCTCCCGTTGCGTGAAGCGATCTCTGGCGCCTACGACCGCGAGTACGGGCTCTCGATCGACCCGAACGACGTCATCGCGACGGCTGGCGGCAGCGAAGCGCTGCATTTGGCGCTCGAGGCGCACGTCGGGACCGGCGAGGAGGTCATCTTTCCCGATCCCGGCTTCGTGGCCTACGATGCACTGACGACCATTGCCGGGGGAGTCCCGAAGCCAGTCGCGGTGCGCGACGACCTGACGCTCGACCCTGCGGCCGTCGAGGACGCGATCACCGACGACACGGCGGCGTTCATCGTCAACAGTCCAGGCAACCCGACGGGGGCCGTCGCCTCCGAGGACGACGTACGCGAGTTCGCCCGTATCGCCGACGAACACGACGTGCTCTGTATTTCCGACGAGGTGTACGAACACATCGTCTTCGACGGCGAGCACCACTCGCCGATGGCGTACGCGGAGACGGACAACGTCGTCACCGTCAGCGCCTGCTCGAAGACCTACTCGATGACCGGCTGGCGACTGGGCTGGGTCACGGGTTCGAACCGCCGCATCGAGCGAATGCTGCGCGTCCACCAGTACGTCCAGGCCTGTGCCTCGGCGCCCGCCCAGTACGCGGCCGAGGCGGCCCTCACTGGGCCGCAGGATCCCGTCGACGAGATGGTCGCCACTTTCGAAGACCGACGTGATCTCGTCCTCGACGGACTCGAAGATGCTGGCCTCACCGTTCCGACGCCGGAGGGTGCATTCTACGCGATGCCGGAGGTCCCCGACGGCTGGTGTGACGAAGTGCTGGATCGTGGCGTCGTGGTCGTCCCCGGTGAGGCGTTCGGCGAGAACGGCGCGGGCTACGCTCGCCTCTCCTACGCGACGGGAACCGAGGAACTGAAAGAGGCGCTGGAGATCATCGACGCGGCGACGGCAGCGGTCCAGTAA
- a CDS encoding 2-oxoacid:acceptor oxidoreductase subunit alpha yields MPADLNWAIGGEAGDGIDSTGKIFAQALARAGRQVFTSKDFASRIRGGYTAYKIRTSVEDVQSVVDRLDILVALTQRTIDENVDEMHDGSAIIYDGERSWDAELPDEATGVDVPLKSLAEEAGGAIMRNVVALGAACEITGFDVAYLDEALEKRFGGKGSQIVENNKEAARLGRDYVREEFDLDHLGYDLETTDEDYVLLNGNEAIGMGAIAAGCRFYAGYPITPATSIMEYLTGRVDDYGGHVVQAEDELSAINMALGAARGGARSMTATSGAGIDLMTETFGLVATSETPLVIADVQRSGPSTGMPTKQEQGDLNMLLYGGHGEVPRFVVAPTSITECFWKTIEAFNLAEKYQTPVFLVSDLATSVTEQTFPPEAFDMDDVEIDRGKIVAEDDVEEWLDEEGRFRAHAATDDGVSPRALPGTLDGAHMSTGLEHDELGRRTEDTDVRVQQVDKRNRKVETAKAEEDWDYREFGDPDADDLVISWGSNEGALIEALDLLEERDISVRVLSVPYLFPRPDLTEDVEAADNVIVVECNATGQFADVIEHDTLTRVKRINKYTGIRFKADELADDIEAELSTEVPA; encoded by the coding sequence ATGCCAGCGGATCTCAACTGGGCCATCGGCGGGGAAGCCGGGGACGGTATCGACTCCACCGGCAAGATCTTCGCCCAGGCTCTCGCCAGAGCTGGACGGCAGGTGTTCACCTCGAAGGACTTCGCCTCACGGATCCGGGGCGGGTACACCGCCTACAAGATTCGAACCTCGGTCGAGGACGTGCAGAGCGTCGTCGATCGACTCGACATCCTCGTGGCGCTCACCCAGCGAACCATCGACGAGAACGTCGACGAAATGCACGACGGCAGCGCGATCATCTACGACGGCGAGCGCTCGTGGGACGCCGAACTCCCCGACGAGGCGACCGGCGTCGACGTGCCGCTCAAGTCCCTCGCAGAAGAGGCCGGCGGCGCTATCATGCGAAACGTCGTCGCCCTCGGTGCCGCCTGCGAGATCACCGGCTTCGACGTCGCCTACCTCGACGAGGCGCTGGAGAAGCGCTTCGGCGGGAAGGGCTCCCAGATCGTCGAGAACAACAAGGAGGCCGCCCGACTCGGTCGAGATTACGTCCGCGAGGAGTTCGATCTGGACCACCTGGGCTACGATCTGGAGACGACCGACGAGGACTACGTCCTCCTGAACGGCAACGAGGCGATCGGCATGGGCGCCATCGCGGCCGGCTGTCGCTTCTACGCCGGCTACCCGATCACGCCCGCGACCTCCATCATGGAGTACCTCACCGGCCGTGTCGACGACTACGGCGGGCACGTCGTCCAGGCGGAGGACGAACTCTCGGCGATCAACATGGCGCTCGGCGCGGCACGCGGCGGTGCCCGTTCGATGACGGCGACCTCGGGTGCCGGGATCGACCTCATGACCGAGACGTTCGGCCTCGTCGCGACGAGCGAGACGCCGCTGGTCATCGCGGACGTGCAGCGATCCGGTCCGTCGACGGGGATGCCGACGAAGCAGGAACAGGGCGACCTGAACATGCTCCTGTACGGCGGCCACGGCGAAGTGCCGCGGTTCGTCGTCGCCCCCACCTCGATCACCGAGTGCTTCTGGAAGACGATCGAGGCGTTCAACTTGGCCGAGAAGTACCAGACGCCGGTCTTCCTCGTCTCCGACCTGGCGACGTCGGTCACCGAGCAGACGTTCCCGCCGGAGGCGTTCGACATGGACGACGTCGAGATCGATCGGGGCAAGATCGTCGCGGAAGACGACGTCGAGGAGTGGCTCGACGAGGAGGGTCGCTTCCGTGCGCACGCCGCGACCGACGACGGGGTCAGCCCGCGCGCCCTTCCGGGAACGCTCGACGGCGCCCACATGAGCACCGGCCTGGAACACGACGAACTCGGCCGCCGGACGGAGGACACCGACGTCCGTGTCCAGCAGGTCGATAAACGAAATCGCAAGGTCGAAACCGCAAAGGCCGAAGAGGACTGGGACTACCGCGAGTTCGGCGACCCGGATGCCGACGACCTCGTCATCTCGTGGGGCTCGAACGAGGGAGCCCTCATCGAGGCGCTCGACCTCCTCGAGGAACGCGACATCTCGGTCCGCGTCCTGTCGGTTCCGTACCTGTTCCCGCGGCCCGACCTCACCGAGGACGTCGAGGCAGCCGACAACGTGATCGTCGTCGAGTGTAACGCCACGGGGCAGTTCGCCGACGTGATCGAACACGACACGCTGACGCGAGTCAAACGGATCAACAAGTACACCGGTATCCGCTTCAAGGCGGACGAACTCGCGGACGACATCGAAGCGGAACTCTCCACGGAGGTGCCAGCATAA
- a CDS encoding acyl-CoA mutase large subunit family protein, with amino-acid sequence MFDSDDLESIREGHAAWNEETVDPVVDRFGERKETFTTDTNGQEVDRVYTPADVADLDYEDDLGFPGEPPYTRGVYSTGYRGRLWTMRQYAGFSTPEDTNERYHYLLDQGQTGLSMAFDLPTQMGYDSDAEMAAGEVGKAGVAIDSLDDMLTVFDGIPLDEVSTSMTINAPASVLLAMYIAVGDRQGVDREQLRGTIQNDLLKEYIARNTYIYPPEPSMRIITDIFEFCADETPNFNTISISGYHIREAGSTAAQELAFTLGNGIEYVEAAVNAGLDVDEFAPQLSFFFNGHNNIFEEVAKFRAARRMWHDIMEERFDAQNPKSKQLKFHTQTAGSMLTAQQIENNVVRVAYQALAAVLGGTQSLHTNGKDEALALPTEESVRTALRTQQILAHESGAADTIDPLAGSYYVESLTDEVEADAYDLLDEVADRGGMLDAVESQWVQRQIQDTAFDRQREIEDSERIIVGVNEFEVEEEQEMDVQEVTAEDQQRQIDSLEETKAARDDEAAEAALAAVRDAARGDENLMPHIIDAVKAYATVGEICDVLRDEFGEYQGGGAV; translated from the coding sequence ATGTTCGATTCGGACGACCTCGAGTCCATCCGCGAGGGGCACGCGGCGTGGAACGAGGAGACCGTCGACCCCGTCGTCGATCGGTTCGGCGAACGCAAAGAGACGTTCACGACGGACACGAACGGCCAGGAAGTCGATCGCGTCTACACGCCGGCGGACGTGGCCGATCTCGACTACGAGGACGATCTCGGGTTCCCGGGCGAACCGCCGTACACGCGCGGGGTCTACTCGACCGGCTATCGTGGCCGACTGTGGACGATGCGCCAGTACGCCGGATTCTCGACCCCCGAGGACACCAACGAGCGGTACCACTATCTCCTCGACCAGGGTCAGACCGGCCTCTCGATGGCGTTCGACCTGCCGACGCAGATGGGCTACGACTCCGACGCCGAGATGGCTGCCGGCGAGGTCGGGAAAGCTGGCGTCGCCATCGACTCGTTAGACGACATGCTCACCGTCTTCGACGGTATTCCGCTAGACGAGGTCTCGACCTCGATGACGATCAACGCGCCCGCGAGCGTGCTCCTGGCGATGTACATCGCCGTCGGCGACCGCCAGGGCGTCGACCGCGAGCAGCTGCGCGGGACGATCCAGAACGACCTCCTGAAGGAGTACATCGCGCGCAACACCTACATCTACCCGCCGGAACCCTCGATGCGGATCATCACTGACATCTTCGAGTTCTGTGCGGACGAGACGCCGAACTTCAACACCATCTCCATCTCCGGCTACCACATTCGCGAAGCCGGTTCGACGGCGGCGCAGGAACTCGCCTTCACCCTCGGCAACGGGATCGAGTACGTCGAGGCGGCCGTCAACGCCGGACTCGACGTCGACGAGTTCGCCCCGCAACTCTCGTTCTTCTTCAACGGCCACAACAACATCTTCGAGGAGGTCGCGAAGTTCCGCGCCGCCCGTCGGATGTGGCACGACATCATGGAGGAGCGCTTCGACGCGCAGAACCCCAAGTCGAAGCAACTCAAGTTCCACACCCAGACGGCGGGCTCGATGCTCACCGCCCAGCAGATCGAGAACAACGTCGTCCGCGTGGCCTACCAGGCGCTCGCGGCCGTCCTCGGCGGTACGCAGAGCCTCCACACGAACGGGAAGGACGAGGCGCTCGCGCTCCCCACGGAGGAGTCGGTCCGCACCGCGCTTCGGACCCAGCAGATCCTCGCGCACGAGTCCGGCGCGGCAGACACCATCGACCCACTGGCCGGAAGCTACTACGTCGAGAGCCTCACCGACGAGGTGGAAGCCGACGCCTACGACCTGCTCGACGAGGTCGCCGACCGGGGCGGGATGTTAGACGCCGTCGAATCGCAGTGGGTCCAGCGCCAGATTCAGGACACGGCGTTCGACCGCCAGCGCGAGATCGAAGACAGCGAGCGCATCATCGTCGGCGTCAACGAGTTCGAAGTCGAGGAAGAACAGGAGATGGATGTCCAGGAGGTCACCGCCGAGGACCAGCAGCGCCAGATCGACAGTCTGGAGGAGACGAAAGCGGCCCGGGACGACGAGGCGGCGGAGGCGGCGTTGGCAGCGGTTCGAGACGCGGCGCGCGGCGACGAGAACCTCATGCCCCATATCATCGACGCGGTCAAAGCCTACGCGACGGTCGGCGAAATCTGTGACGTGCTCCGCGACGAGTTCGGCGAGTACCAGGGCGGCGGCGCGGTGTAG
- the mce gene encoding methylmalonyl-CoA epimerase, whose protein sequence is MQFDHAGIATEDATALAELFVDLCGVDVAHEETFDGMQVVFLDFGNGYLELLEPTEGGTIASYLEDNGPGIHHLAFETDDVAGAIERARELDITPIDEEPRPGAWGHDVAFLHPRDTGGILVEFVEH, encoded by the coding sequence ATGCAGTTCGATCACGCGGGTATCGCGACCGAGGACGCCACAGCGCTCGCCGAGTTGTTCGTCGACCTCTGCGGGGTCGACGTGGCCCACGAGGAGACGTTCGACGGCATGCAGGTCGTCTTTCTCGACTTCGGGAACGGCTACCTCGAACTCTTAGAACCGACGGAGGGCGGAACGATTGCGAGCTATCTCGAGGACAACGGGCCTGGCATCCACCACCTCGCGTTCGAGACGGACGACGTCGCTGGGGCGATCGAGCGGGCGCGCGAACTTGACATCACGCCCATCGACGAGGAGCCACGTCCCGGCGCGTGGGGCCACGACGTCGCCTTCCTCCACCCGCGAGACACTGGCGGGATTCTCGTCGAGTTCGTCGAACATTGA